ACCACAAGGTCAGCATCCAGAGATGTTCCATCAGTGAAATATATCTTCTTTTGTTTCTTATCATACCTCTCGGTAAACTTTGGCCAGAGGATCTGGGTGCCCCTCTGCTTTGCCATCTCCAGCTCTTTTCCAAAGGCAGCAGGCTTCTGTATGTCAACGGCAACCACAGACTCTGCGCCGCAATTGTATGCCTGAGAAGCCACATCCATACCCACATTTCCAGCGCCAATGACAACAACCTTCTTTTTCTTAAGGTCTGGCAGGTCGCCTATGTTGATGCCTTTTAAAAACTCTATTGCAGGCACCCCATGCTCAGAGCCTGGAAATGTCAGGGTTTGAGGTTTATGAGCGCCACAGGCAACAACAACTACCTCATGGCTTTTGTATATCTCCTCGAATTTCTTCTGGTCAACCATAACCTTAAGATTGACATTTACACCTATTTCTGCAAATCTGGATAACTCCTTATCCAGGATCTCGTGTGGCAGTCTTTCCCTCGGTATGCAGAGTTCAATCTTTCCACCGAGTTTATCCTCGGCCTCATAAAGATCAACTGTATGTCCTTTTAATGCAAGCTGCCATGCAGCAGAGAGTCCTGCAGGGCCGCCTCCGATTACTGCTATTGTGTGGCCTGTTGGCTTTTCCCTCTTTGGCGCTGGCAGTTCAAGGGCAAGGCTTCCAAGCTTGTCTATATTCAATGGCTTATCAAGCTGTCCCCTCGTGCAGCTCTGCATACAGAGATTAGGACATATCTGCCCGCATACTGTGGCAGGAAGCGGGCTGTATTGAAGCACAAGTTCCAGGGCCTCGTGTAATTTGCCCTGCCTGATAAGTGTTGCCCTTTTGTGTGATGGGATATGTGTGGGACATGTATATTCACATGGCGGTGCATACTTCTCATTAGCCCACACAGGCTTATTACGCCTGTCAGCACCTGTTGTAATATAAGGCAGTAATGTCTGCTCATGGGCTAAATACTCTGCGAATATCCCGCCTTTACCAACCTCTGTCTCCCAGACGTTTTTACGGAAGTCAGTCGTTGACATCTTGAACCATCTTCTGGCCCTCTTTTCTTCAGGTGTGTAGGCCATGAGCTTTTTCCATACATCAGGGGAAGTAGTAAGTTCATCGTAGTAGGACATCCTGTCAATTGCTTCAAGGAATGGCTTCATATTGGTCTTAAGCCACTGCCAGTCCTGAGGTGCGAGGTCAAGAAGCTTTACATCCCTTCCGCTATATCCCTGAATAGGGCCGCGGAAATATA
This is a stretch of genomic DNA from Nitrospirota bacterium. It encodes these proteins:
- a CDS encoding FAD-dependent oxidoreductase, whose translation is PRFDPPQSWYFRDVGDSFAEFKAGGIAVVCGVNPRNPRNTLGYRPCVGMVGGTIYFRGPIQGYSGRDVKLLDLAPQDWQWLKTNMKPFLEAIDRMSYYDELTTSPDVWKKLMAYTPEEKRARRWFKMSTTDFRKNVWETEVGKGGIFAEYLAHEQTLLPYITTGADRRNKPVWANEKYAPPCEYTCPTHIPSHKRATLIRQGKLHEALELVLQYSPLPATVCGQICPNLCMQSCTRGQLDKPLNIDKLGSLALELPAPKREKPTGHTIAVIGGGPAGLSAAWQLALKGHTVDLYEAEDKLGGKIELCIPRERLPHEILDKELSRFAEIGVNVNLKVMVDQKKFEEIYKSHEVVVVACGAHKPQTLTFPGSEHGVPAIEFLKGINIGDLPDLKKKKVVVIGAGNVGMDVASQAYNCGAESVVAVDIQKPAAFGKELEMAKQRGTQILWPKFTERYDKKQKKIYFTDGTSLDADLVVISIGEVPILDFLPPGIHTEKGWIVVNDIGQTSDAKVFAIGDATMPGLVTNAIGQGRVAAEVIHSQMMHYDRMPEVKQVIPYERIRTEYYDICRGDSFTPEKEAERCMSCATCRDCRMCEAVCYWGAISRQEKEGGSYEYAIDDEKCIGCGFCAGICPCGIWEMVENI